One Candidatus Bathyarchaeia archaeon DNA window includes the following coding sequences:
- a CDS encoding carbohydrate ABC transporter permease — MDKHVKRNLVKGVKYFLIAIITVVYVFPIYWLIVTSFKTRLDMFAMPPKWVFNPTLTNYLDVFVERRYGLTPTITEFPKFLFNSIFISLASVAIAVAFGTLAAYSFSRFELKGKDTWLFFILATRMLPPIAVLIPIYLMYRTLGFINTYHGLIFLYVMFNMAFAVWMTKGFFDEVPRELEEAAMVDGYSRMRAFMKATLPQALTGIAATAVFCLITSWNEFMFAYVTSGFDTRTVPVSLARIRGESGINWGIITASEVIYVLPVIIFTFLMQKYLLRGITFGTIRK, encoded by the coding sequence ATGGATAAACATGTTAAGCGAAACCTCGTCAAAGGTGTAAAATATTTTCTAATAGCCATCATCACTGTGGTCTACGTGTTTCCGATCTACTGGCTTATCGTGACATCATTTAAAACCAGGCTGGACATGTTCGCCATGCCTCCGAAATGGGTTTTTAACCCGACGTTGACAAACTATCTAGACGTCTTCGTCGAGCGTAGATACGGGTTAACACCCACCATAACTGAGTTTCCAAAATTCCTGTTCAACAGCATCTTCATCTCCTTGGCGAGCGTCGCTATAGCCGTCGCGTTTGGAACCCTCGCGGCCTACAGCTTCTCAAGGTTCGAGTTAAAGGGAAAGGACACATGGCTCTTCTTCATCCTCGCCACCAGAATGCTGCCACCAATCGCAGTGCTGATACCCATATACCTCATGTACAGGACATTGGGCTTCATCAACACATACCATGGGCTCATATTCCTCTACGTGATGTTCAACATGGCCTTCGCCGTCTGGATGACGAAGGGATTCTTCGACGAAGTCCCCAGAGAGTTGGAGGAAGCCGCCATGGTCGACGGCTACTCTAGGATGAGAGCATTCATGAAGGCTACGCTGCCCCAAGCCTTAACGGGCATAGCGGCTACGGCCGTATTCTGCCTCATCACATCATGGAACGAGTTCATGTTCGCCTACGTGACGTCGGGGTTTGACACCAGAACCGTCCCCGTCTCCCTGGCCAGGATTAGGGGTGAATCCGGCATCAACTGGGGCATCATCACAGCTTCAGAGGTCATCTACGTCCTGCCCGTGATAATCTTCACATTCCTCATGCAAAAATACCTGTTGAGAGGCATAACCTTCGGGACGATCAGAAAGTAA